The following nucleotide sequence is from Elusimicrobiota bacterium.
AACAACAATAGACACGTATGTTTATGCAGCGACACTTTACGGAGTTGAGGGAAAAACTGTTATAGGTTTAGATGCAGGATGTTGGTTCAATAATGTTAACACGTTCGGTACAACGGTGCAAGTCGATGCAAGACTACAATACTTGCGAAGCAAATCTCCTCAAATAGCAAGCAATGGAATATCACTTTTTTGGATTAGTAATACCATTTGCCCTTGTGGAAATCCATATAGAGCACAGTTTGACGCGTTAATGGATAAGAACTTCTACAAGTTATCTCCGACTGCTTTAATAAATACCCCGGCAAACGGAGCAACAGTCAGTGGGACCGTCACAATTAATGTTACCGGTAATGTAAATACTACGACAAATAGTCCTGTTACTTCTTATCGTTATTTTGTAGACAACAAGTTAGTTAAGATATCTTCACTTTCAACATATTCCTGGGATACTGCTGGTTATTCGCCGGGCAATCATATAATAACAGTTCACGCTGTGTCGGCTGATTATATGGGTGGCGCAAAACAGATAACCGTGAACATACCTACAGGATTAAATTTAGCATTAAATAAAACAGCAACAGCTTCTTCTAATGTTGCTGACACTGGTAAAGCAGTAGATGGTAATTTAGGTTCTAACTGGACATCATCGAGTAGTGACCCGCAATGGCTTTGTGTAGATTTAGGTGGAGAATACAATCTTACAGGAGCTATATTGAAGTGGGGAACAAATTATGGTAAAGGTTATCGGATACAAGTATCTACTAATAATATAAATTGGCAAAACATATATATAAAAATAAATAATGGTACAGGTGGAACTGAAAATATAATATTAAGTGGAAATGGTAGATATGTCCGTATGTACGGGACATCAAGAGGGACAACCAATGGATACTCCTTAAATGAGTTTGAGATATATGGAATTGCTCCTGCTCCCGACACAACCTCACCTGCTACAATAAACACATTAGCGGCAGGAAATGCAACCAGCAACAGTATAGTTCTGGGTTGGACATCAGTAGGTGATGATGGAAATTCAGGCACAGCAAACGCATATGATATCCGGTATTCAAATGTAAATATAACTGATAGTAATTGGTCAACAACTACACAATGCAGTGGCGAACCAACTCCATTAGTAGCCGGAAGTAATCAGAGTTATACCGTCCAGGGTTTAAGTGCAGGAATAACCTATTATTTTGCGATGAAAGTAAGAGATGAAGTACCAAACTGGTCAGGAATATCCAATGTAGTAAGCAAAGCAACAAATGCACCTGACACGACAGCACCCTCATCAATAAACACATTAGTGACAGGAGTTGCAACCAGCAACAGTATAGTGTTGAGTTGGACATCAGTAGGTGATGATGGAAATATTGGTACAGCGAGTGTGTATGATATACGGTATTCAAATGTGAATATAACAGATAGCAACTGGGCAACAGCAATACAATGTAGTGGAGAACCAACACCATCGGTTGCCGGAAGTAATCAGAGTTATACTGTCCAGGGCTTAAGTGCAGGAATAACCTATTATTTTGGTATGAAAGTAGGTGATGAAATACCTAACTGGTCAGGAATATCCAATATAGTAAATGGACAGACAAATAATCAAGGTAACCTCGCAATAGGAAAAACAGCAACAGCATCATCACTGGAAGGTACGGCAGGCAGAGACGAATCAGCCGCAATAGATGGTAATCAAGCAACCCGGTGGGCGTCAGATGTAGGAGACCCGCAGTGGATAAAAATAGATTTAGTTGAGACATATAATATAAATCAAGTCATATTAAGATGGGAAGACGCATATGGAAAGGATTACCAGCTCCAAGTATCAAGTAACAATATAAACTGGACAACAATATATACAAAGACAGGAGGGACCGGTGGAGTAGAAACTCTCAGTGGTCTTAACGGTAGTGGCAGGTATATCAGGATGTATGGAACGGCTCGAGGAACAATTTACGGATATTCGTTATGGGAGTTTGAAGTATATGGGACACCTGTGACAACACCTACAAAGAGTATAACAATAACCTACCCGAATGGCGGTGAAAATTTAATAGCCGGCAGTCAACAAACAGTAACATGGACAAGTGTAGGAATAACAGGGAATGTAACGATACAAATATCCGTAGATGGTGGAACGAACTGGAGTACACTTGCTACAAACATAGCGGATGACGGCAGTGAAGTCGTAACTCTGCCAAACAGTGCAAGTAGTAGTTGCTTAATAAGAATTGTAGAAATAATCGGAGGAACAACTGACAGTTCAAATACTAATTTTGCAATAACAGTAACAGGTCAGATGTCATTTGGTAATAATGGTAACCCATGGCTGATAGGAACAGGTACAACAACAATAGAGGCAGAAAACTATGACACGGGTGGTGAGGCTGTAGCATACCATGATACGACACCAGGCAATAGTGGTAACGCATACAGAACAAATGAGGATGTGGATGTGGAGACTTGTATTGATACCGGTGGCGGCTACAATATAGGATTTGCAGTACCAACCGAGTGGTTAGAATACAGTGTAAATATTAATGAAACTGCTGAGTACAAAATAATAATTAGAGGAGCCATGCAAGGAACAGCAAGTCCCGTACATCTTGAATTTGGAAACCACAATTTAGTCCCGTATGAGACAACACCATCAGTAGCTATACCCAATACCGGCGGTTGGCAGACATGGCAAGATGTAGAAGTCTCATCCAATACCGCACTTACTGCAGGTAACCAGATAATGAAATTAGTCCTGGATACAGGAGCAGGAAGTAGCAACGGTAATTTCAATTATATAAAGATAATAAGATTAACTGCTGACACAACGCCACCGGTAGTGAGTGCGCCGACACCGGGTAACATAAGTGGCAGTGGAATAGTTATAACCTGGACAACAAATGAGCCGGCAAACAGTAAGGTAGAGTATGGTTTAACTACAAGTTATGGCAGCGCAACACCGGTAACAGATACTGGTGGAGTATATTCGCATAGTGTTACACTAAGTAATCTTACTGAGAACACAGTCTATCATTACAGGATGGTGTCCGTAGATATGAATGGTAACCCGACAACGACCGCTGATTATAGTTTTACAACAACTGCAAATGACACTACTCCGCCAGTGATAAGCAATATATCTGCAGGTGTAACACAAAACAGTGCCATTATAACATGGAATACCGATGAGGACTCAGATTCGCAAGTAGCGTATGGACTAACATCAGTGCTTGGCAGTACAACCACATTAGATACAACCGCAACAAAATTACATAGTGTCTCACTAAACGCGTTACTGAAAGGTAAAACCTATTATTATAAGGTTTTAAGTAAAGATACATCTGGTAACCTTACAATATCAACACAAAACAGTTTTAAAACATGTAACATAAAATACAGGATATATACATATTACTATGATGAGGTGACAACACCTGCAAGCCTGAAGTTCAAATTACAGGTATATAATTTAGATGAAGGTAGTTTAGCAACCGATTACACAAGTACATTAACCCTTACGACTAAGAACAGTAATAATAGTATTCTGGATACAACAGATTCAACACTAACTGTATCAGATTCAGGCGAGAAGGATGTTTCAATCCCATTCCGTAGTGATATAACTACAGTGGAGTTAACAGGTGACGTAACAGCGCCGGTAGTTGTAAATTTCAATGATATGTATACAGCAAAGTTAGTAGGTTACCAGGGCGGAACAATACGGGGAGCCAACGGGTTAAAGATAATAATACCGACAGGAGTCTTATCTGCAAACAAATATCTTGCAGCAATAAGGACAAGTATACCTCCTGCAGCAAACAACACAACAAAATATGTTAACACAGTTAATCCGATATGTTATGATTTTGGTGAGCTGACATTTGGTGAAAGTGCACCGGTATTGGAAAATCAGGTATTTACAAGAGCAGTAAACATAACAATACCATATACAGCATCAGATGTAGGAACATTGAACGAAGCTGGACTTAGAATCTACTATTGGACCGGTACAGATTGGGATTTGGTGACAGGAGTCCAGACAGTAGACAAAGTAAACAATACAGTAACCGCAACAGTCAGACATTTCTCAACATATCGTATATTGGGTAGTTATGTTTCTACTGATTTAAACGACATTAAAATATATCCTAACCCATATAATCCTGATACAGCAGCGCAAGGTAAGTTAAAAGTAATAAACCTGCCAACAAACAGCGTTATGAAATTATATAGTGTTGATGGTGAATTAATCAGGGAACTCAAAGAGCTCGACTTTGGTAATCTTGGCTGGCTCGAGTGGGACGGCAAGAACGCCGATGGTGACAAAGTAGCCAGAGCAGTATATATTTACCAGATAGAAGATACTGCCGGAGGTAAGAAAACAGGCAAGATTGGACTAGTGAAATAAGATAAGCGTTATAGAGTTCGTAGGGTCATAGAGTTATAGGGTCTACGACTCTACAAACTCTATGAACTCTAAAACTCTATAACAGACATCACTCATAACACATTTTATTGAAGGAACTATGAAAATAAAAAGAATGATGTTATTATT
It contains:
- a CDS encoding discoidin domain-containing protein; this encodes MGKPIKYFLSLIEMALIKQKKYFNLYFFIFFIILVMTVSSTIDAAAATKLNSIFYEGGTYPSPNLAPISSPYFIFWFREGSPEVNTQQPHVTAVDCNQTPSESRYNEMINQGKIAMAEVLLSNISEDAVYNEYKTQADKGFNFSIDELGSGYYYQQNDPVRYEYGYLNLWAFRSLRKLKQEYPNLFVQAWTTFNLSPLAVAGMDVIDIFSPELYINGATSANSYVNVVHNYETTIDTYVYAATLYGVEGKTVIGLDAGCWFNNVNTFGTTVQVDARLQYLRSKSPQIASNGISLFWISNTICPCGNPYRAQFDALMDKNFYKLSPTALINTPANGATVSGTVTINVTGNVNTTTNSPVTSYRYFVDNKLVKISSLSTYSWDTAGYSPGNHIITVHAVSADYMGGAKQITVNIPTGLNLALNKTATASSNVADTGKAVDGNLGSNWTSSSSDPQWLCVDLGGEYNLTGAILKWGTNYGKGYRIQVSTNNINWQNIYIKINNGTGGTENIILSGNGRYVRMYGTSRGTTNGYSLNEFEIYGIAPAPDTTSPATINTLAAGNATSNSIVLGWTSVGDDGNSGTANAYDIRYSNVNITDSNWSTTTQCSGEPTPLVAGSNQSYTVQGLSAGITYYFAMKVRDEVPNWSGISNVVSKATNAPDTTAPSSINTLVTGVATSNSIVLSWTSVGDDGNIGTASVYDIRYSNVNITDSNWATAIQCSGEPTPSVAGSNQSYTVQGLSAGITYYFGMKVGDEIPNWSGISNIVNGQTNNQGNLAIGKTATASSLEGTAGRDESAAIDGNQATRWASDVGDPQWIKIDLVETYNINQVILRWEDAYGKDYQLQVSSNNINWTTIYTKTGGTGGVETLSGLNGSGRYIRMYGTARGTIYGYSLWEFEVYGTPVTTPTKSITITYPNGGENLIAGSQQTVTWTSVGITGNVTIQISVDGGTNWSTLATNIADDGSEVVTLPNSASSSCLIRIVEIIGGTTDSSNTNFAITVTGQMSFGNNGNPWLIGTGTTTIEAENYDTGGEAVAYHDTTPGNSGNAYRTNEDVDVETCIDTGGGYNIGFAVPTEWLEYSVNINETAEYKIIIRGAMQGTASPVHLEFGNHNLVPYETTPSVAIPNTGGWQTWQDVEVSSNTALTAGNQIMKLVLDTGAGSSNGNFNYIKIIRLTADTTPPVVSAPTPGNISGSGIVITWTTNEPANSKVEYGLTTSYGSATPVTDTGGVYSHSVTLSNLTENTVYHYRMVSVDMNGNPTTTADYSFTTTANDTTPPVISNISAGVTQNSAIITWNTDEDSDSQVAYGLTSVLGSTTTLDTTATKLHSVSLNALLKGKTYYYKVLSKDTSGNLTISTQNSFKTCNIKYRIYTYYYDEVTTPASLKFKLQVYNLDEGSLATDYTSTLTLTTKNSNNSILDTTDSTLTVSDSGEKDVSIPFRSDITTVELTGDVTAPVVVNFNDMYTAKLVGYQGGTIRGANGLKIIIPTGVLSANKYLAAIRTSIPPAANNTTKYVNTVNPICYDFGELTFGESAPVLENQVFTRAVNITIPYTASDVGTLNEAGLRIYYWTGTDWDLVTGVQTVDKVNNTVTATVRHFSTYRILGSYVSTDLNDIKIYPNPYNPDTAAQGKLKVINLPTNSVMKLYSVDGELIRELKELDFGNLGWLEWDGKNADGDKVARAVYIYQIEDTAGGKKTGKIGLVK